The Clostridia bacterium genomic sequence GTAGCATATCCGTCGCTTCCGTAATGAAGGCAGCGGTTTATACGGCTTATAGTGGCCGTAGAAACGCCTGTCTGCGCAATAATGTCTACATACAGTTTGTTTTCACGAAGCAGTCTTGCGACCAAAAGACGCTGTGCCATAGCCTTTATCTCGGCTATAGTACAGAGGTCCTCAAAAAAATCGTAACATTCTTCCGTGTTTTTCAGCGATAGTATTGCCTTATAAAGATAATCTATATTTTCGTCCTGAAGTCTTTTCTTCATAATAAAATACCGTCCTTTCGCCTGCGATGCTATCATTTTACCTCAAAAATTTACGCATGTAAAGCAATAAACCGCAAAAGAATTCTTAAAAAGACTCTTTTGCGGTTTATTGCTCTTTTCTTATAGGAGTCAGGTATCTCAAGCTCGGGGATGGAACTTCTGATATACCTCATTCAGCTTATTCTTCGTTATCTGCGCATATACCTGAGTTGAAGATATATCGCTGTGGCCGAGCATTTCCTTTATGGAATGAAGATCGGCGCCGTTTTCGATAAGATGCACGGCAAACGAATGTCTCAACGTATGCGGCGTAACTTTATTCTCAATTCCTATCTGTTTTGCATACTGCTTAATAATTTTCCAAAACCCTTGGCGCGTAAGGCGCTGTCCCGAAAAATTAACAAACAGCGCTTTTTGATTTGCATCGGGCGACATAAGCGGACGCGCCGTCTCTATATAATCAGAAAGGCTTTTTGCGGCCATTTTATATATCGGAACTATACGCTCCTTTAACCCGCTTGAGCATCTTATAAAGCCAAGCTCCAGATTTACATCGCGCAGATTAAGGTCTATAAGCTCGCTTACTCTTATTCCTGTCGCATATAAAAGCTCCAGCATCGCCTTATCTCTGTACCCTTTCAAATCAACGCATTTGGGCTGATCCAAAAGAAGCTCTACTTCCTTGCTTGTAAGCACCTGCGGCAGCTTCTTTTCAACGGTCACACGTTCAAGCGTCAGCGCCGGGTTCATCGGTATAGCGTTGATAGAAGCAAAATATTTAAAAAAACTCTTCAGCGAAGCAATATTTCTTGTAATGGTCGCGTTGGAACGGTGTATGCTGCGAAGATGCGATATGTAATCCTCTATGTTCGACTGCGTTACAGAAGCTATATCCGTAACTCCGATAGTTTCAAGATACTCTATGAACTGAGATATATCGCTTCTATAGGATTGTATTGTATTCGCAGAAGATTTCCTTTCGTTTTTAAGATACAATTCGTACATATTAAGATATTTTTGCAAAATCTTTTGCCTCCGTTTCGGGGAAGTGGTGTACATTTATACTTAGCCTGATGAAAATGCCAGCACCGACAGGCATTCAAAAAAAGAAGCCGCCGTAATAAGAAGGGCAAATATCACAAAGACCGTGATATGAGTCCTGAGCGCTTTGGCAAAATCATTTTTTATCTCCGGTATGCCCCGTACGTTTTTATACAATCGAAAAGAAAACTTTGTACAAATGACCGCATAAAACGTAAGAAGCGGCAGCGAAAACATATTCTGAAGGAATATTGTCAATACCGAGAGTATAAAGCCCCCGTCATAGGACAGCGAATATATCGTGCCCAGTGCAAAGCCCAGGCAGAATATTTTCATTGAAAAAATCGCTAAAACAAAAGGTACGCCAACTACAATAAAGCCTGCGATAAACATAAAAAACAAATATCGGATATTGATTTTTAAAGTCTCAATAAAGAGAAGCCAAAAACCGATATCGCCGTCATTTACGTTTATCGTTAAATTTTCATAGAAACCTGCAAATAAATTTGCATCCGACGCAACGAAACCGCGTACAAAAAACACGCCTGCGCAAAGGGCCGATACATACAGGACAAAAACGCCGGTAAAAATACCTGTGTTTTTTTTGATCCATATATCAAAATCCCAAAGAGGATCGTTAAGCATACCAGGTCCCTCACGAAATCAAACCGAACATTCTATAGTGTACAGTATCTTTTGCAATTTGCAGTTTGCAGTATCAGTCGCAGTATCAGGTGACTGCAGTATCAGTTGCAGTCATGATAATAGAGCCCCAACAGCATTTAAGCCCTAATATCATATGATAGATGTTTCGGTAATATACTCCCGTGAGGGAACTCAAAGTCTACTTAACCGGCGCCCAGCTCATAAGAACGTTTTGTACACGCTTTCATTGCGTCGTCAATAGTCTTATAAACGTTATTTGCATCAAAACATTTGATGGATTCTATGGTAGTTCCGCCCGGGGAACAAACCATTTTAATAAGCTCCTTAGGCGACAGGCTGGAATTTCTAAGCATTTTTATCGAGCCTTCAAAAACAGCGCATATAAGCTTAAAAGCTTCGTCGCGGTCAATGCCCTGGTCTACGGCGCTTTCGACCATCGCATCAACAAAGTAGTAAACGTATGCCGGCGAGCTGCCGTTAACACAAACTATTTCGTTCATCTGCGATTCGTCTATAAGCGAAACGACGCCGAGCTTACTGAATACATCGATAACAAAACGCTTCTTGTCTTCCTCAATGTCATCCGGCGCGTATATCGCGCTTGCGCCAAGCGAAACCATAAGCGGAGCGTTTGGCATCACGCGGATTATCTTGACCTTCTGACCGAGGATATCTCTTATTTTTTCCGTAGGAACGCCTGCAGCGATCGTGACAAAAAGCTTGTCCGACAGATCAAGTGAAGAAAGCTTACTCAAAACCTCGGGGAAGACCTGCGGCTTAATGCAGAGAAAAATGATATCGCAAAGCTCTGTCAAAGTAGCCTCATTGCGGGCAACGCAGCAGCCGAGTTTTAAAAAACGCTCGGAAGCCTCAGCCTTCGCATCGTAAACGGTTATGCAGGAAGGTTTGAGTACACCGCTGGTCAGCATACCATTTATTATAGCGCCGCCCATGTTTCCGGTACCCAAAAAACCTGTCATAAAAGCGCTCACTCTTAAGTCACCCCGTTTGATTTACATAATTAATTTTCCTATAACTTTTTCTGCAATATTATAGTAATACACATTTTATCAATTTGCAAGAGCAAATTTTGGATTATGTAACCGAAATTCATCTTTTTATGTAAACTTGTTTTATGTCAACACACGAAACTTAATACATTTTGTTGATTTTAAGCAGTTTTCTCACAACATTTTGTCCGGAATTTGAAGATTTCGATATTGAAAAAAATTTTAAAAAAATTTAAAAAAATTTTGATTTTTTAAGAAAATACGCAAAAAAAACGGCTGCAATGCTGATTGCGGCCGTTTTTTCATTGAAAATGCGATCTGTCGTATTATGTTTCTTTAGTTCTCTTCCCTGTCATTTAACGCTGCCGCGAGCCATATCGCGCACTCAACGCGCTTCTTTTCCAGCTCGCAGGCGATCGTGTTCGGCAGCTTTATATCGCCGCGCATCTGGAAGTTGTTTGCCGCGCATCCGCCGCTGCAATAAAACTTAGCCCAGCACTTTTTACATTCGGGCTTCGAGTAAACATTGTTTTCGGCAAAGGTCTTTTTTATCGTCAAGTCAAGCTCATCGCTTTCATGCACGTTGCCCATCTTATACTCGCTGTGTCCCACAAACTGATGGCAGGGGTATATATCCCCTTCCGGCGTTACGGCCAGATATTCGTTTCCGCTTCCGCATCCGTGCAGCCGTTTTATTACGCAAGGCCCTTGAGTAAGGTCCAGCATAAAATGAAAGAAGTTGAACCCCTCCCCTGCGCATATGCGGTCGTACATTATTTTTGCCAGACGCTCGTATTCTTCATAGATCTGCGGCAGGTCGTCCTCTGTAAGCGAGTATGCAAGCTTAGGATCCGAAACGACCGGCTCTACCGAGATCTGGTCAAATCCCGCATCGGCGAGATGAAGCACATCGTTTGAAAAGTCCTTATTATACTTTGTAAAAGTGCCTCTTACGTAATATTCTCGATCTCCCCTAAGCTTTGCCATTTTTAAAAGCTTCGGCGCTATTACATCATAGCTGCCGCCGCCCGACGCCGTTTTTCTTACCCTGTCGTTTACTTCCTTTCTTCCGTCAAGGCTCAGCACCACGTTCGACATATGCTCGTTTATGTATTCCATGTTCTCGTCGTTTAAGAGCACGCCGTTCGTCGTTATCGTAAAGCGAAAATTCTTATTATGAAGTCTCCCCTGTTCTGATGCGTACTCGGTTATCTTTTTTACGACGCCGAAATTCATCAGCGGCTCCCCGCCGAAAAAGTCGATCTCTATGTTGCGTCGGCCCCTTGACTTAAGAATAACAAGATCTATAGCTTTTTTGCCTGTTTCAAGATCCATCAGCTTTCTTGTGCCGCCGAAATCTCCTGTTGATGCAAAGCAATATTCGCACCTTAAATTACAGTCGTGCGCCACATGAAGGCAAAGCGCCTTTACGGGCGCAAGCTCGCCGCTCTTCTTTGCTATATCCTCGTATACGTCCGGCGTATACAGCATCTCGCTGTTTATAAGCTCCGACACCTCGTTTCGTGCCGTTTCTATATCTTTAAGCTCATACTGCTCCCTAAGCCGGTCTAAAACATCGTCCGGCAGCTTTTCTCTTAAATCATGCCCGCCGTTTTTGTCATCATGCTTTTCCAATAGAGAAAGCATATCATATGTAAGCTTATCAACCTCCAGCACCGCTCCCGAGTTTACGTCAAGAGCGAAGCTCCTCCCATGCATACTATAAAGGTGTACCATCGATCATCATCCTTTTTTACTTAAAACAAAAGGAGCCGTTCGGCTCCCCTTGAACTTTTTTACTTGCGGTTCTCACACTTCTGATTGGCCACCGTGCATGACGTCTTGCATGCCGACTGGCAAGAGGTCTGACATTCGCCGCATCCGCCTCTGCATGCGCTTTCTTTTAAAGTGGCAGGGCTTATAACTTTAATATGTTTCATAATTCTTCCCTCCAAAAAACTTTCTTGATTTATTTTCTTCCCGGCAATTTAAGGTTCACTCCGGCAACGCCGCCCGCCGCTCCCAAAGCAAGCATAACGACAAGACGCACCAAAGCATTCTTAAAAACCGCCTCTGCATCAAAGCAGACAGTGCCGACGATATATATTACCGCAAACAGAATCGCTCCCGTTATAATACCATGGATCATACCGCGCGAACCGAACCCGGCCGCACAGGCAAAAGCGCCCGCAAAGCTCGACAGTCCTACGGAGACAAGGGTAATGATCCACGCCGCATCCTTCGGCACCCCCGCATACGTTATAAGAAGAGCGCCCAAAACAAGAAATATCCAGCATAAAACGAACGATGCAGCCACCGCCGCAATATACGTTTTAACAGGGCTTTTTGCTTGCGATACGGTTTCGTTCTTTTTCATAAAATCCTCCCCTTTCACATCTTTTATAAAATAAGTATGGAAGGGGTATGGATTTTATGACGGTCATCGCTTATTTTTTCTGGCTGCCGTCGTATTCATCCGTATACTCGCCGTCTGCATAATCCTCGTCAAAATCATAATCGTCGTATTCTTCGCCGTTTTCGTCTACAGTATAGTCTTCATACGATTCTTCATCCTCATTATCGACCCGTTCGAGCTCGTCTCTCTGCGTTCTCGTAACAGCCGGAGCAGGATCAAGCACTGTAAGCGCATTTCTTACAAAGTCAAGACGTACTCTGTCGCGTCCGCATTCGATAGTGATGATATCATCTTTTATCTTGATGACCCTGCCGACTACGCCTCCCGCGCTTTGTACCTTATCACCGCGCTTTATGTTTTTTCTCATTTCATTGATCTCTTTTTGCTTTCTCTGCTGAGGTCTTATCATGAGAAAATACATAACTGCCACAATGAGTATCAGCGGGATAAACGCTTGTAAATTTTCCATACCTTTTAATACACCTCCTAAGTTACCTAGTTATTTATTATATTAAAACTTTTATATAATAGCAATAATTTATTTGTGATTTTCAGAAAAAATATGCAAAAATCATATTCTGCGTCCCATAATGCACAAATTTCGCTGTTTAAATTCGGAAAATGTGCCGTTTTCAAGGTTGATTCGTATTTTTTCCATAAGGCTGTTGTAAAAATACAGATTGTGCATTACCGCAAGCCTGAGCGCAAGTATCTCGCCCGACTTAAAAAGATGACGAATATATGCGCGGCTGAAATTTCTGCACACATGACAGCTGCAGTTTTCATCTATCGGCCGCTCATCCTTTATATACTTAGCATTGTTTATATTCAGTATGCCCTCCGAAGTGAACAGATGTCCGTGACGCGCGTTTCTTGCAGGCATAACGCAATCGAAAAAGTCTATCCCCCTGTCAACGGCCTCAAGGATATTAACGGGCGTTCCTACTCCCATAAGATAACGCGGTCTGTCTTTTGGCGCAAAGGGTTCCACCTTCTCAATGATCTCATACATCGTTTCCGTGGGTTCTCCCACGGCAAGCCCTCCTATCGCATAACCGTCCAGCTCAAATTCGGCTATCCTCTTCATGTTCTCGATTCGCAGATCCGCATACGTCGCGCCCTGATTTATGCCGAAAAGCATTTGATTCGGATTTACTGTCTTTTCCGAAGCGTTAAGCTCGTTTATTTTTTTTATGCATCGTTCAAGCCAGCGCACCGTTCGTTCATGCGAGGCCTTGGCATATGAATACTGTGCCGGATTTTCCACACACTCGTCGAACGCCATTGCTATGGTCGATCCGAGATTCGACTGTATGGTAATACTCTCCTCAGGACCCATGAACAGCTTTTTCCCGTCGATATGCGACGAAAAATATACGCCTTCCTCTTTTATATTGCGAAGCTTGGCAAGCGAAAACACCTGAAATCCGCCGCTGTCTGTAAGTATTGGCCTGTCCCAGTTCATAAATTTATGGATCCCGCCGAGATCGCGTATTACTTCGTCCCCGGGACGCAGCGTAAGATGATATGTGTTTGAAAGCTCTACCTGACACCCTATATCTTTAAGATCGAACGATGAAAGGCCGCCCTTTATTGCCGCCTGCGTACCCACATTCATAAACACCGGAGTTTTTATAATTCCGTGCACGGTATGAAACTCGCCCAGACGCGCGCGTCCCTCTGTTTTTAAGATCTTAAACATATTTTCCTCCGATACATGATTTAAGCTTCGACTACATATTCAGTATATCATAAATAATGCGCATATCAACAAAGCGCCAAAAAAATAACTGCGCGCGTTTTTATCGCGTGCAGTTATTTATATTAAGAAGCGTTTTTATGCGAGCGCTTTTCCGAGCGCCGCGCACTCGTCCAGAGCCTGTGCGTCGGGAGCTTCGCAGCAGATGACGAAATCGCAGGCCATAGCTGCGCCTGCGGCCTTGCATTCGGCTTCCCAGTTTCGCATCCATTCGCCGTCGCCCCAGCCGTATGAACCGAACAACGCGATCTTCTTTCCTCCAAGTTTTCCCTTACATTCATCGAATAAGGGCTGCATTTCCGATTCTTCCAGAACTTCGGCGCCCATCGAAGGACATCCGAACGCGATCGCGTCAAATCCATCCATCTTCGCCGCGCCAAAGCTGCCGTCAGATACGTTGAATACGCTAACGTCCGCGCCCGCGCTTTTTGCTCCGTTTGCCACGCTCGACGCCATCTGTGCCGTGTTGCCCGTGCCGCTCCAGAATACTACAGCTACTTTGCTCATTATTATGATCTCTCCTTAGAATTATGTTTTATGTCAAGCAGCCACAGTAAGCTGCCAAACAGACCTGCCCTCATGCCACAGCTTTGCATATACAGCGCGGCATTTTTTTATTCGCGCAAATAATTTGCGCGCTTCGCAAACGTTGCAGTATACCTTCCAATAACCGCAGTATTTGCAGTTTTTGCCTTGATTATTGATAAACCCGACTACATCCCGAAGCGGATATCCCAAGAATATCCCTATCTCATGCGGAAAGCCTTCGCCGCATTCAAATCTTTCTTTGAGATGCTCTATAGCGCAGTCCATATCGGCGCATTCATATCCGTAAGCAGACAAAAAGCTTTCGACCCCGCTTTTTTTAAGGTCGGCGGCAAGATGCGTACCGCGATATACATATATAAGCGCCTTGCCTTTCGAATATTTAAGAAGCTTTAAAAAAACGCCTTTGGCGCCGAAGCTTACGTTCATCGCATTGATTTGATCTATAAGAGCTTCTTTAGACTTTATATCCACAGTAAACAGGCTTGCCGTTTTCAGCGACGCAAGCGTAGGTGAACAATGCTTAATAAGACATTCTTCAAGCAAAACCGTTTCCTCCTTAGGTTAAAATGTATTTGCAAATATCATTCCCCGATCAAGCGAAATTATTATAAGCAAATACTTGTTAGTTGCAACTAACCTAATGTTTTAATAAAAACGGCCGTGCCGTTTTTATGTGGGTTAGTGTTGACTAACTAAAGGTTACTATATAAATGCATTAAAGTCAAGCGTTTTGTGAAATTTTTAAAAAAAAGTTTGACGCAGACGCTTATTCTATAAACA encodes the following:
- a CDS encoding TrpR-like protein, YerC/YecD; this encodes MKKRLQDENIDYLYKAILSLKNTEECYDFFEDLCTIAEIKAMAQRLLVARLLRENKLYVDIIAQTGVSTATISRINRCLHYGSDGYATVLDRMSEEENGAEEK
- the xerD gene encoding site-specific tyrosine recombinase XerD, coding for MYTTSPKRRQKILQKYLNMYELYLKNERKSSANTIQSYRSDISQFIEYLETIGVTDIASVTQSNIEDYISHLRSIHRSNATITRNIASLKSFFKYFASINAIPMNPALTLERVTVEKKLPQVLTSKEVELLLDQPKCVDLKGYRDKAMLELLYATGIRVSELIDLNLRDVNLELGFIRCSSGLKERIVPIYKMAAKSLSDYIETARPLMSPDANQKALFVNFSGQRLTRQGFWKIIKQYAKQIGIENKVTPHTLRHSFAVHLIENGADLHSIKEMLGHSDISSTQVYAQITKNKLNEVYQKFHPRA
- a CDS encoding stage II sporulation protein M → MLNDPLWDFDIWIKKNTGIFTGVFVLYVSALCAGVFFVRGFVASDANLFAGFYENLTINVNDGDIGFWLLFIETLKINIRYLFFMFIAGFIVVGVPFVLAIFSMKIFCLGFALGTIYSLSYDGGFILSVLTIFLQNMFSLPLLTFYAVICTKFSFRLYKNVRGIPEIKNDFAKALRTHITVFVIFALLITAASFFECLSVLAFSSG
- the proC gene encoding pyrroline-5-carboxylate reductase, translating into MTGFLGTGNMGGAIINGMLTSGVLKPSCITVYDAKAEASERFLKLGCCVARNEATLTELCDIIFLCIKPQVFPEVLSKLSSLDLSDKLFVTIAAGVPTEKIRDILGQKVKIIRVMPNAPLMVSLGASAIYAPDDIEEDKKRFVIDVFSKLGVVSLIDESQMNEIVCVNGSSPAYVYYFVDAMVESAVDQGIDRDEAFKLICAVFEGSIKMLRNSSLSPKELIKMVCSPGGTTIESIKCFDANNVYKTIDDAMKACTKRSYELGAG
- the scfB gene encoding thioether cross-link-forming SCIFF peptide maturase; the encoded protein is MVHLYSMHGRSFALDVNSGAVLEVDKLTYDMLSLLEKHDDKNGGHDLREKLPDDVLDRLREQYELKDIETARNEVSELINSEMLYTPDVYEDIAKKSGELAPVKALCLHVAHDCNLRCEYCFASTGDFGGTRKLMDLETGKKAIDLVILKSRGRRNIEIDFFGGEPLMNFGVVKKITEYASEQGRLHNKNFRFTITTNGVLLNDENMEYINEHMSNVVLSLDGRKEVNDRVRKTASGGGSYDVIAPKLLKMAKLRGDREYYVRGTFTKYNKDFSNDVLHLADAGFDQISVEPVVSDPKLAYSLTEDDLPQIYEEYERLAKIMYDRICAGEGFNFFHFMLDLTQGPCVIKRLHGCGSGNEYLAVTPEGDIYPCHQFVGHSEYKMGNVHESDELDLTIKKTFAENNVYSKPECKKCWAKFYCSGGCAANNFQMRGDIKLPNTIACELEKKRVECAIWLAAALNDREEN
- the scfA gene encoding six-cysteine ranthipeptide SCIFF, whose translation is MKHIKVISPATLKESACRGGCGECQTSCQSACKTSCTVANQKCENRK
- a CDS encoding TIGR04086 family membrane protein, producing MKKNETVSQAKSPVKTYIAAVAASFVLCWIFLVLGALLITYAGVPKDAAWIITLVSVGLSSFAGAFACAAGFGSRGMIHGIITGAILFAVIYIVGTVCFDAEAVFKNALVRLVVMLALGAAGGVAGVNLKLPGRK
- the yajC gene encoding preprotein translocase subunit YajC is translated as MENLQAFIPLILIVAVMYFLMIRPQQRKQKEINEMRKNIKRGDKVQSAGGVVGRVIKIKDDIITIECGRDRVRLDFVRNALTVLDPAPAVTRTQRDELERVDNEDEESYEDYTVDENGEEYDDYDFDEDYADGEYTDEYDGSQKK
- the tgt gene encoding tRNA guanosine(34) transglycosylase Tgt, encoding MFKILKTEGRARLGEFHTVHGIIKTPVFMNVGTQAAIKGGLSSFDLKDIGCQVELSNTYHLTLRPGDEVIRDLGGIHKFMNWDRPILTDSGGFQVFSLAKLRNIKEEGVYFSSHIDGKKLFMGPEESITIQSNLGSTIAMAFDECVENPAQYSYAKASHERTVRWLERCIKKINELNASEKTVNPNQMLFGINQGATYADLRIENMKRIAEFELDGYAIGGLAVGEPTETMYEIIEKVEPFAPKDRPRYLMGVGTPVNILEAVDRGIDFFDCVMPARNARHGHLFTSEGILNINNAKYIKDERPIDENCSCHVCRNFSRAYIRHLFKSGEILALRLAVMHNLYFYNSLMEKIRINLENGTFSEFKQRNLCIMGRRI
- a CDS encoding flavodoxin; this translates as MSKVAVVFWSGTGNTAQMASSVANGAKSAGADVSVFNVSDGSFGAAKMDGFDAIAFGCPSMGAEVLEESEMQPLFDECKGKLGGKKIALFGSYGWGDGEWMRNWEAECKAAGAAMACDFVICCEAPDAQALDECAALGKALA
- a CDS encoding DUF3793 family protein, producing the protein MLEECLIKHCSPTLASLKTASLFTVDIKSKEALIDQINAMNVSFGAKGVFLKLLKYSKGKALIYVYRGTHLAADLKKSGVESFLSAYGYECADMDCAIEHLKERFECGEGFPHEIGIFLGYPLRDVVGFINNQGKNCKYCGYWKVYCNVCEARKLFARIKKCRAVYAKLWHEGRSVWQLTVAA